The Spirochaetales bacterium sequence CGGTTGCATGGCCGTATACACTCACCGCGTTAAAGGGGCCGGAAACCCATGCGAGGGGATGGTCTTTGGAAATGAACGCGGGCCGCACGTAAAGGCAGACCCCGTTCCCGTGCCGTTGGGCGATCGCGAGAAGCTTTATCACATATCCGAGTTCTTCTCCGTAGGCGATATCGCATATATTGAGTGTGTCGATTCCTTCAACGGGGATGATGCTGAAATCGACGCTTTTACCGAACGCGAGCGACGAAAGGATCGCCAGCTTGTGCCCCGAATCGATTCCCGCCACATCGAGTGTGGGATCGGCCTCCGCCAGACCCGCTTTCTGCGCTTCGGAAAGGGCCGTTTCATACGAAAGGGAATGACGGCTCATGGAAGTGAGGATATAGTTGCTTGTTCCATTGACGATGCCGTAGATCGCGTCGATCCTGTTGGCGATGAGGCCGTCGACGAGCGCCCTGATAATTGGAATACCGCCCGCGCAACTGGCCTCGAACGCGATCGTGACCTCATGACGCCTGGCGAGGGCGAGGAGTTCGGGACCATGATGGGCCAAAAGCGCCTTGTTCGCCGTAACGATATTTTTCCCCGCCTGTATTGCCCGTTCCATGAATGCTTTCGCTATCGTTGTTCCGCCGATGAGTTCGACAACGATTTCCACGGATTTGTCGGATAATATTGTATCTATATCGCCGCAAAAAAGGGATTCGTCGATACCCAGGCTTCTGGCGTGTGTAAAATCCACATCGAGAACATAACGAAGTTCGAGATGCAATGTGTGGCGTGAGGCAAGAATCGATTTGTCTCTTGTAAGCAGTTGAGCGACACCGCCTCCGACGACGCCGCAGCCCATGAGAGCTATGCCGACATTTTTCCCCTTTATTTTCATGTGATATTTCTCCGTTTTTTTTATTTATGTTCCTTGTTAAAGGCTTCTATTTCCCTGTTCACGCGCGGTTCAAAACCAACCTTCATAAGCTTTCCGATCATATCCCTGAACTTCGATGTATCTTTCAGATCGGTCGACAAGAAATTGAGTTCCGGGGGAAGCACCTCGTCATGAACGACCTGCGCTCCGGAGGGCTTGCCGTCTCTTATGTTATGATACTGCGATAATACAATGATCCGGGTACCGATGTACAGCGCTTCTTCGAGATCATGAGTGACGAAGAAGATCGTGTTGTCCTCGCTTTCCCTTATTTTCAGCATCATGATCTGAAGGGCCTCGCGGGTTTGAACGTCGAGCGCCCCGAACGGTTCATCCATAAGGAGAATTTTCGGCTTCATGATGAGGGCCTGGGCAATGGCGACACGCTGCCGCATACCCCCGCTCAGCTGATGGGGGAATTTGTGCGCCGCTTCCGAGAGTCCCGTTTCTTCGAGGTAATATCTCGCCTTTTCGACCGATTCCCTGCGTATTTTCATGAATTTGAAGGGTACTATGTATTTTTCCAGGAAATTGATTTTTTCGAGTTCGAGACCGTAGGTGATGTTGTCGAGTACGGTCATCCAGGGGAAAAGCGCGTAATCCTGATAGACGATCCCCCTGTCCCTGTTCGGTCTTCCCGCCGTCTTTCCGTCGACAAGCACCTCTCCTCCGGCGGGCGGCATAAATCCTCCGATGATGTTGAGAAGGGTGGTTTTACCGCATCCGCTCGGACCGACAAGGGAAATAAACTCTTCCCTTTTCACTTTAAGATTGATATGATCGAGGACACGGTGAATTGTCCCGTCGTCGCACTCGAACTCCTGGCTGATATCCTTGAGTTCGAGTACGGTATCCGTTTGCATCGCCATGTCTTCGTTTTCTCTGTTTATACCCATCACGGCCCCTTTTATTTTTCAAAATACCATTTGTTCGTGAGACGATTGAGCGTTTTCAGACATATATCGACGATTACCCCGATGACGACAATAACGAAGATGTACCAGAGGATAATGTTGACGCCGAGTTGCCGTCTCACCACGTTCATATAATATCCGAGTCCCGCCGTCGAGGGGAGTGAAAATTCGGCGGCAATGAGAAAAATCCATGCGGGGGTCATCGCAAGCCGGATGGATTCGATGATCCCCGGCATACAATACCTGAGCATTATCTTGTGAAGGACTTCGGCGGTCGATGCACCGAGGGTATACCCCTTGTCGATGAGTTTTTTCGGGATATGTTTCGCCCGCATGTACACATCGGTGACCATGACAAAGAAGGTGCCGGCGATGATAACGACGATTTTCGCCGCTTCCGGGTATCTGCCGAGCCAGACAAAGATGAGGGGAAGGAGGGCGATAGGCGGAATAAAACTGAAACTTCTTATCAGCGGCATATTAAGCCTGTCAAAAAAACCGAACGCCGCCGAATAAAGCCCGATAAATACGGAAAGAATGATAGAAATCAGCATGCCCCAGAAAAGCCGCGTCAAACTCGCGCTTATATCACGAACAATCCGTATATCGCCGAACGTGGGGTTTTCGGTATTTCCTGCCTGAAAGGTGTCCTTGATTCCCTCGACTATCTGTTCAAGGGTCGGCGCCATCCTGTCCTGCGGGTTTTCTATGTGACGTACCCAGGAGGTATATGCATAGGCCCCAACGATAAGGGCGAAAAGTACAAGGCCGATTCCTGCTTTGAGGAATAGATTATTTACACTTCCGCCGATTGAAAAAAACGAGTTTTTCTTCTTTTTTTTGTCTGCCATACCCGCTTTCCTGTTTCGTTCCGTTCAGGGGGTGAGAAAACGACATACTCCACAACGGACCGGCGATGCCGGATACGATATTCCTTGGGAAAAAACAGTGAAGATCCCGTTTTTCATGAAAAAAGCCTCAACGTCCGCTTCTTATTTTTTGACGAGAATACCATCCCCCCCATTGCTTATATCATTGACAACCACTGCTTCCACGGCGATACCCGAATTCGCCGGCTGGAGGGCTTCCATGATCGTCATGGAACAGCCGACGACATTCCTCGCGGTAAAACTCTCGACGGAAGCCATGTATTCCTTATATTTTTCCAGCGTGACATTTACGCCGAAATCCCTGCACCGTTTTTCGAGAAAGCCCTTTGCTTCGATGAGCCAGAAGGGCATCCATCCCGTCCAGATCGATATCCCCACTTTGTAGGGTGTGGGATCGATTTCAGAGGCGGGATTGTCGACGAGCCCGCCGTTTTTGATATAGTGATCGATATATGTTGAATTGAGACTGAGGTTAACGTCCGTCTGGATAAGGTCGTGGGCCTTCGAAAACGCTTTTACTTTTTCTTCCGTTTCCAGAATTGTCTGGCTGTTGAAGAAATCGGAGGCATCGAGCGGGTCGACATACAAATCGGTCCCGCGGAGCATTTTCTTGAAATCTTCAACGGAGGCTCCTGCCGCGTCCGCCATGATTTTTATCGCATCCTCTTTTGTCGAGGTATTGTTGAAGTATTCCATGGCATCGTACCAGGCATAGGTGACGGCCAGGGCGATTTCCGGTTTTTTATCGATCATGCTTTTGTCGAAAACGATGAGGTCGATGATTTCACCCGGAATGTCCTTAC is a genomic window containing:
- a CDS encoding homoserine dehydrogenase, producing MKIKGKNVGIALMGCGVVGGGVAQLLTRDKSILASRHTLHLELRYVLDVDFTHARSLGIDESLFCGDIDTILSDKSVEIVVELIGGTTIAKAFMERAIQAGKNIVTANKALLAHHGPELLALARRHEVTIAFEASCAGGIPIIRALVDGLIANRIDAIYGIVNGTSNYILTSMSRHSLSYETALSEAQKAGLAEADPTLDVAGIDSGHKLAILSSLAFGKSVDFSIIPVEGIDTLNICDIAYGEELGYVIKLLAIAQRHGNGVCLYVRPAFISKDHPLAWVSGPFNAVSVYGHATGHTMYYGKGAGSEPTASAVVSDLYQTAAGITASLFENLNLWPDFVQPATQLPREAIHSRYYIRITAQDSPGVLAKIADRFGKHRISISSVLQKENPPEATPGAGVPVIITTHPADEGNIISALNEVDKLEVIKAKSICIAILDEHC
- a CDS encoding ABC transporter ATP-binding protein, translated to MGINRENEDMAMQTDTVLELKDISQEFECDDGTIHRVLDHINLKVKREEFISLVGPSGCGKTTLLNIIGGFMPPAGGEVLVDGKTAGRPNRDRGIVYQDYALFPWMTVLDNITYGLELEKINFLEKYIVPFKFMKIRRESVEKARYYLEETGLSEAAHKFPHQLSGGMRQRVAIAQALIMKPKILLMDEPFGALDVQTREALQIMMLKIRESEDNTIFFVTHDLEEALYIGTRIIVLSQYHNIRDGKPSGAQVVHDEVLPPELNFLSTDLKDTSKFRDMIGKLMKVGFEPRVNREIEAFNKEHK
- a CDS encoding ABC transporter permease subunit, whose product is MADKKKKKNSFFSIGGSVNNLFLKAGIGLVLFALIVGAYAYTSWVRHIENPQDRMAPTLEQIVEGIKDTFQAGNTENPTFGDIRIVRDISASLTRLFWGMLISIILSVFIGLYSAAFGFFDRLNMPLIRSFSFIPPIALLPLIFVWLGRYPEAAKIVVIIAGTFFVMVTDVYMRAKHIPKKLIDKGYTLGASTAEVLHKIMLRYCMPGIIESIRLAMTPAWIFLIAAEFSLPSTAGLGYYMNVVRRQLGVNIILWYIFVIVVIGVIVDICLKTLNRLTNKWYFEK
- a CDS encoding ABC transporter substrate-binding protein; this translates as MKKVVWIAATVMACCLVFTAASCGKQSSGTSATGDASDNPVRQLKGKEIKCEQYSVSHYLVLRALELNGMKENDVTIVNTPGDEAGQLFLTGGADVVATWNPNLFLAEEQGKGTVIFSSKDIPGEIIDLIVFDKSMIDKKPEIALAVTYAWYDAMEYFNNTSTKEDAIKIMADAAGASVEDFKKMLRGTDLYVDPLDASDFFNSQTILETEEKVKAFSKAHDLIQTDVNLSLNSTYIDHYIKNGGLVDNPASEIDPTPYKVGISIWTGWMPFWLIEAKGFLEKRCRDFGVNVTLEKYKEYMASVESFTARNVVGCSMTIMEALQPANSGIAVEAVVVNDISNGGDGILVKK